Proteins from one Ipomoea triloba cultivar NCNSP0323 chromosome 1, ASM357664v1 genomic window:
- the LOC116021600 gene encoding basic form of pathogenesis-related protein 1-like, with the protein MEFSFLHVSVAIIALATITQTSFAQPACESDCIKEFLDVHNAAREIVGVPPVKWNSTLAEFAESYAAERSVDCALKHSQGPYGENIALAGLKSSVAESVKGWLDEKPNFDEASNSCPGGECRHYTQVVWRGTTSIGCARAACTTWMFVICNYYPPGNYVGERPY; encoded by the exons atggagTTTTCTTTTCTGCATGTTTCCGTCGCCATAATTGCCTTAGCCACTATTACCCAGACATCTTTTGCCCAACCTGCCTGTGAATCTGATTGCATTAAAGAGTTTCTTGACGTACATAACGCAGCTCGAGAAATAGTTGGCGTTCCACCTGTTAAGTGGAACTCCACCTTAGCAGAGTTTGCCGAATCCTATGCTGCCGAGAGGTCTGTTGATTGTGCATTGAAGCACTCACAAGGACCGTATGGGGAAAACATCGCATTGGCCGGTTTGAAATCGTCTGTTGCAGAATCTGTTAAGGGTTG GTTGGATGAGAAACCAAACTTTGACGAGGCGTCGAATTCTTGCCCTGGTGGCGAGTGCCGCCATTATACACAGGTTGTTTGGCGTGGCACCACGAGTATTGGCTGTGCTAGGGCTGCATGCACGACTTGGATGTTCGTCATTTGCAACTATTACCCTCCGGGCAACTATGTGGGCGAACGTCCTTATTAA